A stretch of Cheilinus undulatus linkage group 20, ASM1832078v1, whole genome shotgun sequence DNA encodes these proteins:
- the LOC121528248 gene encoding protein phosphatase 1 regulatory subunit 3C-B-like has translation MNCTRVLPLLDRHPGGPSPIMPVDMAMRICLASSPPLHTLLSNYDNALRRCEPLRPCLTSSRFDDVTTVTTPQSPVSSGTDGGSSWLKKKKQKKSVVFADSQGLALTAVHVFNDSEDDLLTELRFHLTEIEGATAALQLGDDKAPAPVLVLAFSPPAADYLELRQRLKAQQVCLETCSLQDHLLSGTVQVRNLCFDKSVSVRITYDSWHSFQDIPCVYLNNVYGCPDTDTFSFSVLVPDSITGSSRVEFCIQYRTPGQTFWDNNHGQNYRLRVSDPNTTSAHSADTVTGLQIQRGGGTEKREGVDFDPFGSPRTSAGIFPEWQSWVHVETSAPYW, from the exons ATGAACTGTACAAG GGTCCTCCCCCTTCTGGACCGTCACCCTGGCGGTCCGTCTCCCATCATGCCTGTCGACATGGCGATGAGGATCTGCCTGGCCAGCTCTCCTCCTCTGCACACCCTGCTTAGTAACTATGACAACGCTCTGCGACGCTGTGAACCGCTGCGACCTTGCCTGACCTCCAGTCGTTTTGATGACGTCACCACAGTAACCACGCCCCAATCCCCAGTGAGTTCAGGAACAGATGGAGGCTCATCGTGgctgaagaaaaagaaacaaaagaagagtGTCGTGTTCGCTGATTCTCAAGGACTCGCCCTCACTGCCGTCCACGTCTTCAATGACTCTGAGGACGACCTTTTGACAGAGCTGAGGTTCCACCTGACAGAGATAGAGGGCGCCACTGCTGCACTGCAGTTGGGAGATGACAAAG CCCCTGCTCCGGTCTTGGTTTTGGCGTTCAGTCCTCCAGCAGCAGACTACCTGGAGCTGAGGCAGCGCCTGAAAGCTCAGCAGGTCTGTCTGGAGACATGTTCTCTCCAGGACCACCTGCTCTCAGGGACGGTACAGGTCAGAAACCTCTGCTTTGACAAGTCTGTGTCGGTGCGGATCACCTATGACTCATGGCATTCATTCCAAGACATCCCCTGTGTCTACCTGAACAATGTGTACGGCTGTCCGGACACCGACACCTTCTCCTTCTCTGTCCTGGTTCCTGACAGCATTACAGGGTCCAGCAGGGTGGAGTTCTGCATTCAGTACCGAACACCTGGACAGACTTTCTGGGACAACAACCATGGCCAGAACTACCGGCTTAGGGTTTCAGACCCAAACACAACCTCTGCCCACAGTGCTGACACCGTCACTGGGCTGCAGATACAGAGAGGTGGGGgcacagagaagagagagggggTGGACTTTGACCCATTTGGGAGTCCAAGGACCTCAGCAGGGATCTTCCCTGAGTGGCAGAGCTGGGTCCATGTAGAGACCAGTGCTCCCTATTGGTAA